The following are encoded together in the Lathyrus oleraceus cultivar Zhongwan6 chromosome 3, CAAS_Psat_ZW6_1.0, whole genome shotgun sequence genome:
- the LOC127127949 gene encoding CASP-like protein 2D1 has translation MRRTQIDDNDFGKNHFPMLKLLDSSLRLFAVPLSIATIWITVTNKENNPSYGTLKYSNLSGLKYMVFVSALCASYAIVAAVCTWVRYLVTKAWILFISDQVVAYLMVTSIAATMEIYYLAYNGAKEDSWSQACSSYGKFCSKVKLALIFHMITFACFFVLAVISAFRAFSVFDPPSVNSQYVHEQTINQ, from the exons ATGAGAAGAACACAAATTGATGATAATGATTTTGGGAAAAATCATTTTCCCATGCTTAAGCTATTAGATTCATCTCTGAGGCTCTTTGCAGTTCCTCTCTCTATAGCAACGATTTGGATTACTGTCACTAATAAGGAAAACAACCCTAGCTATGGAACACTCAAATATAGCAACCTTTCTGGTCTCAA GTATATGGTTTTTGTAAGTGCTCTTTGTGCTAGTTATGCTATTGTTGCTGCAGTTTGCACATGGGTTAGATATCTAGTAACCAAAGCATGGATTTTGTTTATATCTGATCAG GTTGTAGCCTATTTAATGGTTACATCAATTGCTGCAACCATGGAGATATATTACCTGGCTTATAATGGTGCCAAGGAAGATTCTTGGAGTCAAGCCTGCAGTTCATATGGCAAATTTTGCAGCAAAGTAAAGCTGGCTTTGATCTTCCATATGATTACTTTTGCATGTTTCTTTGTTTTAGCTGTGATTTCTGCTTTTAGAGCCTTCAGTGTTTTTGATCCTCCATCTGTCAATTCTCAATATGTGCATGAACAGACTATAAATCAATAG